One genomic segment of Labrus bergylta chromosome 17, fLabBer1.1, whole genome shotgun sequence includes these proteins:
- the prrc2b gene encoding protein PRRC2B isoform X7, whose translation MSDRLGQITKSKDGKSKYSSLSLFDKYKGKSIETQKNTAVPRHGLQSLGKVAAARRMPPPAHLPSLKSENKGNDPNVIIVPKDGTGWANKQEQPDQKSSIASIPQLPESQPQPASQKSVSNLQKPSPGANQETTNTGGPKQWAQLNGKAVEPDGSRASNRLQPFSHEEFPTLKAAGEQDKAGKERSGFDPSYGPGPSLRPQNVTSWREGGGRNLQPSTLTLGLPADPEGKITALGESGTPPASSHPPSATVTTSSSVVTAPSPVLDPKEPSLRPAQPVRRTTVPTALQYQLHHTSTAVYHDMLPAFMCSKDTREAPGTETVPTTVAAPARFESKPTFRQSYPKPDVVNGDVKREARFARAAPRLVSSQPIRRPGERPQRPAIVNPEDLKDLDELDIDCEDGWAGLHEEVDYSEKLKFSDDEEEHSSEKNKMWTEWERERENCQSSLSAGEAAYTQEGLEEGYSYQHHHHESLRKTSSRYLSPDPSALQKIPGEPPADQDEHQRQSQGPARAKYVSPELSEAVERARRRREEEERRAREERLAACAEKLKKLDEKFGKTERQMSKTEEILKEGEGKEAPLSPPREQSKGHPETWQYSTKDGSDGAPDHSPGHSYREEPGFSNYRGSEDDSQEPSSPSGDYNGRHPSKPMPPRFQKQPQQPQPQPQPPQQQQQQQQHHQQQQQQQQEQVYKMQHWPQSGHPASSGSSHSQRGFYPPHVLGFDPRWMMMPPFMDPRMAQGRSPVDYYPGAVHSSAGMMKPMMHQDHLNSPGSDEGCHHPSLHQERRAPSTEPYPMWNQDGYPLRSFTPPYQRQHESSDGGQPDDRSDLAGSQQDSYEDRANECLNQDDLPHHAYQSRGSDREHRHRDQGLLTTAQNLPQNHADSDYPKQDSREKHLKDSPDSHDEILEGSKDSWKRDGGQKQEERLGNAQNQWSESSSSSSSSVSQPSETSGRTLIRRTGPIKKPVLKALKVEDKENEKPKPEPEEKTVPYRLEKEILTNVYDLKKDNQPASSRRSASPVVEKQPEERQRQSPAPTKTERPLSTHSDDSPKENAWDSGKSQSPRESQDNREPHAPRRNNWIFIDEEQAFGAVRGTGRGRSRGFREFSSRGGTRGGRGGDNLRGSYNNNNNSSGAQRTGRGRAIPRDLVKVDEFQRGKPRRRNVSETLSETSEYEELPKRRRQKGSENGEGYTESGEVRKADRDSWRSNKVYTEDQAAQDSRDKTKNSRGFGGRMLPPRLNTTASYNRGFGGSRDISTWRGRGPQFISSGGSVQENGYGPGAETTYSRRPPVEREALKYAPKFTGSFMENGTEDREGEYYFDNDNPDRQMLRRRRPPRQDKPPRFRRLQQEREPGSNQWTSDEYINGDFANPWPSRPKGSGEETWPSGHYTAGRPSQHGQTEEWETGSENSDFGDWREKRGGSGGPAPQGHGDAPSDSGHNEPGSGEKRELCKRSFSSQRPLVERQNRKGEPSLLEASRMVRTPDPPTSSSNRSDSWQNGGPSCKSRGPDESGPVYSIEQQEEREPTEPSGKKLEKELKQGAVKTDIVEPLSQYELSSYPIEGDLGGPVSSADGYQDALSKKQRRPQEDDRRRKEQVPVKNRTITSKIPPRFAKKQGSMSLEQQEDALTSNNLGTEIWETNSSALSVQSSGGDSWTKQVSYTGSEPNSEDSDAGPEQAKEQHKPGPIGNERSLKHRKGSEGVDRLEGGPITPVNGVDLHVDSVLPVPPIEFGVSAKDSDFSLPPGSTPVPVSNPVNKLQDALTTNTALNQSIPMLRSNHLQPGINLNPISFPSADLTLKMESARKAWENSQSLPEQGSPGGGASGAQPPCSVGSSSVSYSTFGGVSMPQMPVASVAPSMSMQGNHIPPLYLDGHVFPSQPRLVPPTMTQQQTYQQAAAAQQIPISLHTSLQAQAQLGLRGGLPVSQSQEMFNSIPPFRSQVYMHPNLSQASPMVLSGGAPLKGPYSAFPGMQPSDMVKQQSGSHYQPMNGSQQLVYDSQMNQGPGMGSSQLMDSQLIQVTMPLPGSQLRYGSAQQHLILPQSIQLQQGQNLSVGAPRRMLPPGSQPGVMTGSRECFHLYSQGSQMEMKGFQFAEKPSHSPGLSGGSYRPGSASPSGKPSGPGGPVGPLPTHFAQQVPPSQGSMVMHMRPPTTGPFPNPIQRPVMQVKQPVIIRSPPYPNPGRDPSHSTPPSAPEPAVKGPEDGMKNKTLRDVRTAVGEIKTPPGGMTSKLQELPLPSTGQAKPARTGAIKPQAVKVEEGKA comes from the exons ATGTCCGATCGTTTGGGGCAAATAACCAAGTCCAAGGATGGGAAAAGCAAATATTCCTCACTCAGCCTATTTGACAAGTACAAGGGAAAATCAATAGAAACTCAGAAAAACACAG CAGTTCCGCGACATGGCTTACAGAGTCTTGGCAAAGTGGCCGCAGCCCGGCGCATGCCCCCACCTGCTCACCTGCCGAGCTTGAAATCCGAAAACAAAGGAAACGATCCCAACGTGATTATTGTGCCTAAAGACGGTACAGGATGGGCGAACAAGCAGGAACAACCCGATCAAAAGAG TTCTATTGCATCAATACCACAGCTGCCGGAGTCGCAGCCGCAGCCGGCTTCACAGAAATCTGTCTCCAATCTTCAGAAGCCCTCACCGGGAGCCAACCAAGAG ACCACAAACACAGGTGGACCAAAGCAATGGGCCCAGCTAAATGGAAAGGCAGTAGAGCCAGATG GTTCAAGGGCCTCAAACCGACTTCAGCCCTTCTCTCACGAGGAATTTCCCACGCTAAAGGCAGCTGGAGAACAGGACAAGGCTGGCAAGGAAAGAAGCGGCTTCGATCCGTCGTATGGGCCCGGACCAAGCCTCCGCCCCCAGA aCGTGACGAGCTGGAGGGAAGGTGGTGGCAGGAACCTTCAGCCCTCGACCCTGACCCTCGGCCTGCCAGCAGACCCTGAGGGTAAGATCACTGCCCTGGGTGAGAGCGGCACCCCTCCAGCCTCATCTCACCCCCCCTCTGCCACCGTCACGACCTCCTCTAGCGTGGTGACGGCTCCGTCTCCGGTCCTCGACCCCAAGGAGCCTTCCCTACGACCCGCCCAGCCTGTCCGCAGAACAACCGTCCCCACTGCGCTGCAGTACCAGCTTCACCACACCTCCACGGCTGTCTACCATGACATGTTGCCCGCTTTT ATGTGTTCCAAAGATACACGTGAAGCCCCAGGTACAGAAACTGTTCCCACCACTGTTGCAGCCCCCGCCCGATTTGAAAGCAAACCCACTTTTAGACAGAGCTACCCCAAAcctgatgttgtcaa TGGTGATGTAAAGAGAGAGGCCCGCTTCGCCCGTGCTGCACCTCGACTCGTCTCTTCTCAGCCCATCCGCAGGCCTGGTGAGAGACCGCAGCGCCCGGCCATCGTCAATCCGGAGGACCTGAAGGATCTGGATGAGCTTGACATTGACTGTGAGGATGGATGGGCTG gactCCACGAGGAAGTGGATTATAGTGAGAAGCTGaagttcagtgatgatgaagaagaacactccagtgaaaaaaacaaaatgtg GACTGaatgggagagggagagagagaactgcCAATCCTCCCTGAGTGCAGGTGAGGCGGCGTACACCCAGGAGGGCCTCGAGGAGGGTTATTCTTACCAACATCACCACCACGAGTCTCTGAGGAAGACCAGCAGCAGATATCTCTCTCCGGACCCCTCG GCCCTGCAGAAAATTCCAGGTGAGCCACCAGCTGACCAGGATGAACACCAGCGCCAGTCTCAGGGTCCAGCCAGGGCCAAGTACGTGTCCCCTGAGCTGTCGGAGGCCGTGGAGAGGGCCCGCAGACgcagggaggaagaagagaggcgTGCCCGTGAGGAACGGCTGGCTGCCTGTGCTGAGAAACTGAAGAAGCTGGACGAGAAATTTGGGAAGACCGAAAGGCAGATGTCAAAGACGGAGGAGATCCTGAAAGAAGGAGAGGGCAAAgaagctcctctctctccacccaGGGAGCAGAGTAAAGGCCACCCTGAGACCTGGCAATACAGCACAAAGg ATGGAAGTGATGGTGCCCCGGACCACTCTCCTGGCCACAGCTACCGAGAGGAACCTGGGTTCTCTAACTATCGGGGCAGCGAGGATGATAGCCAGGAGCCGTCCTCCCCGTCAGGAGACTACAATGGACGCCATCCCTCCAAACCGATGCCACCCCGCTTTCAAAAGCAGCCGCAGCAGCCGCAGCCGCAGCCGCAGCcaccgcagcagcagcagcagcagcagcagcaccaccagcagcagcagcagcagcagcag GAGCAGGTATACAAGATGCAGCACTGGCCGCAGTCCGGTCACCCTGCCTCGTCTGGCTCGAGCCACAGCCAACGTGGCTTCTATCCACCGCATGTCCTCGGGTTTGATCCCCGCTGGATGATGATGCCGCCTTTCATGGATCCCCGCATGGCCCAAGGACGATCCCCTGTGGATTACTATCCAGGGGCTGTCCACTCTTCAG cagGAATGATGAAACCCATGATGCATCAAGACCACTTGAATAGTCCCGGATCTGATGAGGGATGCCACCATCCCAGCCTGCACCAGGAGAGAAGAGCCCCTTCCACTGAACCGTACCCTATGTGGAACCAAGATGGCTACCCCTTACGCAGCTTTACTCCACCTTACCAGAGACAGCATGAAAGCTCAGATGGTGGGCAGCCGGATGACAG AAGTGATTTGGCCGGCTCCCAACAGGACTCCTATGAAGACAGAGCAAACGAGTGCTTAAACCAAGACGATCTCCCCCATCATGCTTACCAGAGCCGAGGCTCAGACAGGGAACACAGACACCGTGACCAAGGCTTACTGACCACTGCCCAGAACCTCCCGCAGAATCATGCAGATAGTGATTACCCGAAACAAGACTCCCGAGAAAAGCATCTGAAAGATAGCCCTGATTCACACGATGAGATCTTGGAAGGCTCTAAGGACAGCTGGAAAAGAGATGGGGGtcagaaacaagaagaaagacTCGGCAATGCTCAAAACCAGTGGTCTGAGTCCAGTTCCAGTTCCAGCAGTAGTGTCAGCCAGCCGTCTGAGACCAGCGGGCGCACTCTGATCCGCAGAACTGGACCCATCAAGAAACCAGTTCTCAAGGCTCTCAAAGTggaagacaaagaaaatgagaaGCCCAAACCTGAGCCGGAGGAGAAGACTGTCCCTTACCGCCTGGAGAAAGAAATCCTTACTAATGTTTACGACTTAAAGAAGGATAACCAACCAGCCAGCAGCAGGCGCTCAGCTTCACCTGTTGTCGAGAAACAGCCGGAAGAGAGGCAGCGTCAGTCACCAGCTCCCACTAAAACAGAGAGGCCCTTAAGCACCCACAGTGACGACTCCCCCAAAGAGAACGCCTGGGACAGCGGGAAGAGCCAGTCGCCCAGAGAAAGCCAGGACAACCGGGAGCCCCACGCACCACGGCGCAATAACTGGATCTTTATCGATGAGGAACAGGCCTTCGGTGCAGTCAGGGGAACCGGCAGAGGCCGCAGCCGAGGCTTCAGGGAATTCAGCTCTAGAGGTGGAACCCGGGGCGGCCGAGGTGGTGACAATCTTAGAGGGtcttacaacaacaacaacaacagcagcggAGCTCAGCGCACAGGCAGAGGCCGAGCCATACCCAGGGACCTCGTCAAGGTGGACGAGTTCCAGAGGGGCAAGCCCAGAAGGCGAAACGTCAGCGAGACTTTGAGTGAAACCTCCGAGTACGAGGAACTGCCAAAGAGGCGACGCCAGAAGGGGTCTGAGAATGGAGAGGGTTACACAGAGTCTGGAGAAGTCCGTAAAGCTGACAGGGATTCCTGGAGGTCCAACAAGGTGTACACAGAGGACCAGGCAGCCCAAGATTCACGGGATAAGACCAAGAACAGCCGAGGTTTTGGAGGTCGCATGCTTCCCCCCAGACTGAACACCACTGCAAGTTACAATCGAGGCTTTGGAGGGTCAAGGGACATTTCTACTTGGAGGGGGCGTGGACCCCAGTTCATTAGCAGTGGTGGCTCCGTGCAAGAAAACGGTTATGGCCCTGGAGCCGAGACAACCTACTCCCGCAGACCCCCTGTTGAACGCGAGGCTCTAAAGTACGCCCCTAAATTCACTGGATCCTTCATGGAAAACGGCACAGAGGACCGGGAAGGAGAATACTACTTTGACAACGACAACCCAGACAGGCAGATGTTGAGGAGACGACGACCACCCCGTCAAGACAAACCTCCCAGGTTCCGACGACTACAACAAGAACGTGAACCCGGCTCAAACCAGTGGACGAGTGATGAGTACATCAACGGAGACTTTGCAAATCCCTGGCCCAGTCGTCCCAAAGGCAGTGGGGAGGAAACCTGGCCCAGTGGGCACTACACCGCCGGACGACCCAGCCAACATGGTCAGACCGAGGAATGGGAGACGGGATCAGAGAACAGCGACTTTGGCGACTGGAGAGAGAAGCGAGGTGGGAGTGGAGGCCCGGCTCCACAGGGACACGGCGATGCTCCCTCAGACTCGGGTCACAATGAACCGGGTTCCGGTGAGAAGAGGGAGCTTTGCAAGAGAAGCTTCTCTAGCCAGAGACCGCTGGTGGAGCGGCAGAACAGGAAAGGAGAGCCGTCCCTGCTGGAAGCGAGCAGGATGGTGCGCACACCTGACCCACCAACATCCTCCTCCAACAGGAGTGACAGCTGGCAGAATGGAGGCCCGAGTTGTAAGAG tAGAGGCCCAGATGAGTCAGGCCCGGTCTACAGCATCGAGCAGCAAGAGGAGAGGGAGCCCACTGAGCCTTCTGGGAAGAAATTAGAAAAAGAGCTGAAGCAAGGAGCTGTGAAGACCGACATAGTTGAACCGCTGTCTCAGTATGAGCTCAGCAGCTACCCAA TTGAGGGAGATCTTGGGGGACCCGTTTCGTCTGCAGATGGATACCAGGATGCCTTGTCCAAAAAGCAAAGACGCCCCCAGGAGgatgacaggaggaggaaagaacAA GTGCCGGTGAAGAACAGGACCATCACATCCAAGATACCGCCCCGCTTCGCTAAGAAGCAGGGAAGTATGAGCCTCGAGCAGCAGGAGGATGCGCTCACTTCTAACAACCTGGGAACTGAAATCTGGGAGACCAACAGCTCAG ctctttcTGTTCAGTCTTCAGGAGGAGACTCGTGGACCAAACAAGTGTCCTACACTGGAAGCGAGCCAAACTCTGAG GACTCTGACGCGGGCCCTGAGCAGGCTAAAGAACAGCACAAGCCGGGGCCCATCGGGAACGAGCGCTCCCTGAAGCACCGCAAAGGCTCCGAAGGCGTGGATCGTCTGGAAGGTGGCCCCATCACACCAGTCAACGGTGTGGACCTCCACGTGGACTCTGTGCTGCCAGTGCCTCCCATTGAGTTCGGAGTCAGTGCCAAAGACTCTGATTTCAGCCTTCCACCGGGCTCCACCCCGGTGCCCGTGTCCAATCCtgtcaacaagctgcaggatgcGCTCACCACCAAC ACGGCTCTCAATCAGAGTATCCCCATGCTGCGTTCCAACCACCTGCAGCCAGGCATTAACCTCAACCCCATCTCCTTCCCCAGTGCTGacctcactctcaag atGGAATCAGCCCGAAAGGCATGGGAGAACTCTCAGTCCCTCCCCGAGCAGGGCTCTCCTGGCGGGGGTGCCTCAGGTGCTCAGCCTCCCTGCAGTGTTGGCTCATCCAGTGTCAGCTACAGCACGTTTGGAGGGGTCTCCATGCCTCAGATGCCTGTGGCTTCAGTCGCACCTTCCATGTCCATGCAAG GAAATCATATCCCTCCGTTGTATCTGGACGGTCACGTCTTTCCCAGCCAGCCACGCCTCGTTCCTCCAACCATGACCCAGCAGCAGACATACCAACAG GCTGCTGCAGCCCAGCAGATCCCCATTTCTTTACACACGTCTCTTCAGGCTCAGGCTCAGTTGGGGCTTCGTGGAGGTCTGCCTGTCTCCCAATCACAGGAGATGTTCAACTCTATCCCCCCCTTCAG GTCCCAGGTCTACATGCATCCCAACCTGTCCCAGGCCAGCCCCATGGTGCTGTCCGGCGGAGCCCCTCTCAAGGGGCCCTACTCGGCTTTCCCCGGCATGCAGCCCTCGGACATGGTCAAGCAGCAGTCAGGCTCGCACTACCAGCCAATGAACGGCAGCCAGCAGCTGGTCTACGACAGCCAGATGAACCAGGGCCCGGGTATGGGTTCCTCTCAGCTGATGGACTCCCAGCTCATCCAG GTGACCATGCCTCTACCCGGCTCTCAGCTGCGCTACGGCTCAGCTCAGCAACACCTCATCCTCCCTCAGTCGATCCagctgcagcagggacagaaCCTGTCAGTCGGTGCTCCACGCCGCATGTTGCCACCCGGCTCTCAGCCTGGTGTCATGACCGGCAGTCGAGAG TGCTTTCATCTTTATTCCCAGGGCTCACAGATGGAAATGAAAGGTTTCCAGTTCGCTGAGAAGCCCAGTCATTCCCCTGGTTTATCAGGAGGGTCCTACAG GCCCGGGTCTGCCAGTCCCAGCGGGAAGCCCTCTGGTCCTGGGGGGCCTGTTGGTCCTCTGCCCACCCATTTTGCtcaacag